A part of Acidimicrobiales bacterium genomic DNA contains:
- a CDS encoding methylmalonyl-CoA mutase, with product MSGREPSRREQWQQAFDAAPRRDADAETMSGVPLRAVYGPDDGEFPGVAPYTRGPYASMYRSKLWTMRMFAGFGTAEDTNWRFKELLRNGGDGLSTAFDMPTLMGLDSDDPLAEGEVGRCGVAVDTLADMEDLFRGIDVAATTTSMTINSPAAIVFAMFVAQAEAAGIPRARLGGTLQNDILKEYQAQKEFVFPPRPSMRLVQDTIRFAAVEMPRWHPVSISGYHIREAGSTAAQELAFTLANGFAYVELALRAGLDIDAFAPRLSFFFNAHIDFFEEIAKYRAARRIWARWMAERYGATEPRSLQLRFHTQTAGVSLTAQQPEVNIVRTAIEALAGVLGGTQSLHTNSMDEALALPTEKAARIALRTQQVIAHETGVANVADPLGGSWFVEELTDELERRAEDVFAHLAELGGGSMLEGAIRGIEENWFQGEIADSAYELERKLNAGRRVVVGVNRFTDADEDPIEILQITAEDERRQVKRLQQVRAERDQAAVDAALARLATDAADPTVNLVPAIIDAVRTYATLGETMTTLAGVFGRHVETPTI from the coding sequence ATGAGCGGGCGCGAACCCAGCAGGCGAGAGCAGTGGCAGCAGGCCTTCGACGCGGCCCCGCGGCGGGATGCCGACGCCGAGACCATGTCGGGCGTGCCGCTGCGGGCCGTCTACGGGCCGGACGACGGCGAGTTCCCCGGCGTGGCCCCCTACACGCGCGGCCCGTACGCCTCGATGTACCGCTCGAAGCTGTGGACGATGCGCATGTTCGCGGGCTTCGGCACCGCCGAGGACACCAACTGGCGCTTCAAGGAGCTGTTGCGCAACGGCGGTGACGGGCTGTCCACCGCCTTCGACATGCCCACGCTGATGGGCCTCGACTCCGACGATCCCCTGGCCGAGGGCGAGGTCGGCCGTTGCGGCGTCGCGGTCGACACGCTGGCCGACATGGAGGACCTGTTCCGGGGCATCGACGTGGCGGCCACCACCACGTCCATGACGATCAACTCGCCGGCAGCGATCGTGTTCGCGATGTTCGTGGCCCAGGCCGAGGCGGCCGGCATCCCCCGGGCCCGCCTCGGCGGCACGCTCCAGAACGACATCCTGAAGGAGTACCAGGCCCAGAAGGAGTTTGTCTTCCCGCCCCGGCCGAGCATGCGCCTGGTGCAGGACACGATCCGCTTCGCGGCCGTCGAGATGCCCCGCTGGCACCCGGTGTCGATCTCCGGGTACCACATCCGGGAGGCGGGCTCGACGGCCGCGCAGGAGCTGGCCTTCACGCTGGCGAACGGCTTCGCCTACGTGGAGCTGGCGCTGCGGGCCGGGCTCGACATCGACGCCTTCGCGCCGCGGCTCAGCTTCTTCTTCAACGCCCACATCGACTTCTTCGAGGAGATCGCCAAGTACCGGGCGGCCAGGCGCATCTGGGCCCGCTGGATGGCCGAGCGCTACGGGGCCACCGAGCCGCGGTCGCTGCAGCTGCGGTTCCACACCCAGACCGCCGGGGTGTCGCTCACCGCCCAGCAGCCCGAGGTGAACATCGTCCGCACCGCGATCGAGGCCCTCGCCGGCGTGCTGGGTGGCACGCAGAGCCTGCACACCAACTCGATGGACGAGGCCCTGGCGCTCCCCACGGAGAAGGCGGCGCGCATCGCCCTGCGCACCCAGCAGGTGATCGCCCACGAGACCGGGGTCGCCAACGTGGCCGACCCGCTGGGCGGCAGCTGGTTCGTGGAGGAGCTCACCGACGAACTCGAGCGGCGGGCCGAGGACGTCTTCGCCCACCTCGCGGAGCTGGGCGGTGGCTCGATGCTCGAGGGGGCGATCCGGGGGATCGAGGAGAACTGGTTCCAGGGCGAGATCGCCGACTCGGCGTACGAGCTCGAGCGCAAGCTGAACGCCGGCCGCCGCGTGGTGGTGGGCGTGAACCGCTTCACCGACGCCGACGAGGACCCCATCGAGATCCTGCAGATCACCGCCGAGGACGAGCGTCGCCAGGTCAAGCGGCTCCAGCAGGTTCGGGCCGAGCGGGACCAGGCGGCCGTCGACGCCGCGCTGGCCCGGTTGGCCACCGACGCCGCCGACCCCACGGTGAACCTCGTGCCGGCGATCATCGACGCCGTGCGCACCTACGCCACCCTGGGCGAGACCATGACCACGCTCGCCGGCGTCTTCGGCCGGCACGTGGAGACGCCCACGATCTGA
- a CDS encoding cobalamin B12-binding domain-containing protein gives MSDRVLVAKVGLDGHDRGVKVVARILRDAGFEVIYTGLFQTPDTVAAAAVDEDVDAVGLSMLSGAHLTLAPRVVERIRAAGLDIPVIVGGIVPGPDVALLTERGVAAVLTPGASAEEIAATVRRVIDEHRAAADA, from the coding sequence ATGAGTGACCGGGTGCTCGTCGCCAAGGTGGGCCTCGACGGCCACGACCGCGGGGTGAAGGTGGTCGCGCGGATCCTGCGCGACGCCGGGTTCGAGGTGATCTACACCGGGCTGTTCCAGACGCCCGACACGGTGGCCGCGGCCGCGGTCGACGAGGACGTCGACGCCGTCGGGCTGTCCATGCTCTCCGGAGCCCACCTCACCCTCGCTCCCCGGGTCGTGGAGCGGATCCGGGCCGCGGGCCTCGACATCCCCGTGATCGTTGGTGGCATCGTGCCCGGCCCCGACGTCGCCCTCCTGACCGAGCGGGGGGTGGCCGCCGTGCTCACGCCGGGTGCATCGGCCGAGGAGATCGCCGCAACGGTCCGCCGGGTGATCGACGAGCACCGGGCTGCCGCCGACGCCTGA
- a CDS encoding transporter substrate-binding domain-containing protein, whose translation MRDRPTGRRRLARSTAGVAAVLVALLAAGCRGGDPDPGSTGPVLGLVEPGALTACVSAPHPPFTTLDPAAAAGLGGLDPELLREVAAGLGLELQLRRVPDVRTWERPALGQCDLAAGGLSADPSWGDRAEPSAAYASNPLVLLVSADAEEVDGLDDLEGGTVAVQAGSAADAAVRSRLPAADVASLADPVAAVADLRSGAVDGVVADRALLGPIAAVAADLVVIGTVADGDDVVLALDPARPALVAAVDEQLGRLADDGTLDGLDDRWLGPLG comes from the coding sequence ATGCGCGACCGACCCACGGGGCGACGCCGGCTGGCCCGCTCGACGGCCGGTGTGGCCGCCGTGCTCGTGGCCCTGCTCGCCGCCGGTTGCCGCGGCGGCGATCCCGACCCGGGATCGACCGGCCCCGTCCTCGGGCTGGTGGAGCCGGGGGCGCTCACGGCCTGCGTGAGCGCCCCGCACCCGCCGTTCACCACCCTCGACCCGGCCGCCGCCGCCGGCCTCGGTGGCCTCGACCCCGAGCTCCTGCGGGAGGTGGCGGCCGGCCTCGGGCTCGAGCTCCAGCTCCGCCGGGTGCCCGACGTCCGCACCTGGGAGCGCCCGGCGCTGGGCCAGTGCGACCTGGCCGCCGGCGGCCTGTCCGCCGATCCCTCGTGGGGTGACCGGGCCGAGCCCTCGGCCGCCTACGCGTCGAACCCGCTCGTCCTGCTCGTGAGCGCCGACGCCGAGGAGGTGGACGGCCTCGACGACCTCGAGGGCGGCACCGTCGCCGTCCAGGCCGGCAGCGCCGCCGACGCGGCCGTGCGCAGCCGCCTCCCGGCGGCCGACGTCGCCTCCCTGGCCGACCCCGTGGCCGCCGTGGCCGACCTCCGCTCCGGCGCCGTCGACGGGGTCGTGGCCGACCGCGCCCTCCTCGGGCCGATCGCGGCCGTCGCCGCCGACCTCGTGGTGATAGGGACCGTCGCCGACGGCGACGACGTGGTGCTGGCCCTCGACCCCGCCCGGCCGGCGCTGGTCGCCGCCGTGGACGAGCAGCTCGGCCGGCTCGCCGACGACGGGACGCTGGACGGGCTCGACGATCGTTGGCTGGGGCCGCTGGGCTGA
- a CDS encoding MarR family transcriptional regulator, producing MARGAPLPFDPIEEARRQWGQRWHQADAMAAVTSVFRAQQVLLARIDAALRPLGLTFARYEALVLLHVSRRGALPLGKMGRRLMVHPASVTNAVDRLESQGLVRRVAHPTDGRTTLAEITPAGRRVVERATAALEEVRFGLGPLSGSDAERITDLLRPLRRDAGDFVPERATLDE from the coding sequence ATGGCCCGCGGTGCCCCGCTGCCGTTCGACCCGATCGAGGAGGCCCGGCGGCAGTGGGGCCAGCGGTGGCACCAGGCCGACGCCATGGCTGCGGTGACGTCGGTGTTCCGCGCCCAGCAGGTGCTGCTCGCCCGCATCGATGCCGCCCTCCGGCCGCTCGGGCTCACCTTCGCCCGCTACGAGGCGCTGGTGCTGTTGCACGTGAGCCGGCGGGGCGCGCTCCCGCTGGGCAAGATGGGTCGGCGGCTGATGGTCCACCCGGCAAGCGTCACGAACGCGGTCGACCGGCTCGAGTCGCAGGGGCTGGTGCGCCGGGTCGCTCACCCCACCGACGGCCGGACGACGCTCGCCGAGATCACTCCCGCCGGCCGGCGCGTGGTCGAGCGGGCGACGGCCGCGCTCGAGGAGGTGCGCTTCGGGCTGGGGCCGCTGAGCGGCTCCGACGCCGAGCGGATCACCGACCTGCTGCGGCCGCTGCGCCGCGACGCCGGGGACTTCGTGCCCGAGCGGGCGACGTTGGACGAATAG
- a CDS encoding nitroreductase family protein encodes MDVATADHLLTTTRAVRRRLDLTRPVPRPLVLECLRAAIQAPTGGNVQRWRWLVVDDPDLKAGLARVYRKAFEPYIEVQQRLVAEVGRTDRSTAAVIASALHLAEHLQDVPVLVIPCTLDRLPPDASVAAAASSYGSILPAVWSYMLAARARGLGTAWTTLHLEHEQEAAELLGIPPTVTQVALIPTAFTVGDTFKPATRRPVEEVTYWNGWPRRS; translated from the coding sequence ATCGACGTCGCCACTGCCGACCACCTGCTCACCACCACCCGCGCCGTCCGCAGGCGGCTCGACCTCACCCGCCCGGTGCCCCGTCCGCTGGTGCTCGAGTGCCTCCGTGCCGCCATCCAGGCGCCCACCGGGGGCAACGTCCAGCGGTGGCGCTGGCTCGTGGTGGACGACCCCGACCTCAAGGCCGGTCTGGCCCGCGTGTACCGCAAGGCCTTCGAGCCGTACATCGAGGTCCAGCAGCGCCTCGTCGCGGAGGTCGGGCGCACCGACCGGTCGACGGCCGCGGTGATCGCGTCGGCGCTGCACCTGGCCGAGCACCTCCAGGACGTGCCCGTGCTGGTGATCCCGTGCACGCTCGACCGGCTCCCGCCCGACGCGTCCGTGGCTGCGGCCGCCAGCTCGTACGGCTCGATCCTGCCCGCGGTGTGGAGCTACATGCTGGCCGCCCGGGCACGGGGCCTCGGCACGGCGTGGACGACCCTGCACCTCGAGCACGAGCAGGAGGCCGCCGAGCTGCTCGGCATCCCGCCCACCGTCACCCAGGTCGCCCTCATCCCCACGGCGTTCACGGTCGGCGACACCTTCAAGCCGGCCACCCGGCGCCCGGTCGAAGAGGTCACCTACTGGAACGGGTGGCCGCGGCGAAGCTGA
- a CDS encoding ABC transporter permease, whose amino-acid sequence MSDYLAFALLGLAGGAAVAMVALGVLVAYKGSGVINFAQGAMAMWATYVFSELRTKGAYPFPVPGLPDRYHVGTEVAFVPSLVLALATAALLGLAVHLLVFRPLRRAPVLAKVVASIGVMLVLQSLVLLRFDDANRRLAPILPNEVVELGSLKVPRDNLYLAALVVAVAVVLWLVYRFTRFGLATRAAAENEKGATLLGFSSDSLAGANWVLASVIGAIGGILAAPVTGLDPIIFTLLVVPALGACLLGQLRSFGITAAAGLGLGMIQSVLLKVQTDHPGFPRIGVREGIPFLVIVAAIYFLGKRLPARGTLSEGRLPFSPRPRPGLLTVGVPFVVVAALVVLTQGGWRLALVTSIVAATMCLSFVVLTGYVGQISLAQMALAGVAGFSLSRFADQWGVPFPLAPLMAASLATVFGLLVGLPALRVRGINLAIVTLAGGVAVQEFVFKNPDYTGASTGGAPVPNPTLFGIDLGFQRPGDLFRIEFGLFALVVLVLVGLAVANLRRAGTGRRMLAVRSNERAAAAAGIDVARTKLLAFGISSFVAGVAGCMIAYQQGAISDISYGVFASLTFLAFAYLGGISSVSGALIAGSLVAGGIVFKALEWVVSAWSDEGLGRYELLIGGLALIITAIVNPEGIAGAARHGFRRLGVMAKHPAVAPAERAGTAPPTREAAVDVAR is encoded by the coding sequence ATGAGCGACTACCTCGCATTCGCGCTGCTCGGCCTGGCCGGCGGTGCGGCCGTCGCCATGGTGGCCCTGGGCGTGCTCGTGGCCTACAAGGGCTCGGGCGTCATCAACTTCGCCCAGGGTGCCATGGCGATGTGGGCCACCTACGTGTTCAGCGAGCTGCGCACGAAGGGTGCCTACCCGTTCCCGGTGCCCGGCCTGCCCGACCGCTACCACGTCGGGACCGAGGTCGCCTTCGTCCCTTCGCTCGTGCTCGCGCTGGCGACCGCGGCGCTGCTCGGGCTGGCCGTCCACCTGCTCGTGTTCCGGCCGCTGCGGCGCGCGCCGGTGCTGGCCAAGGTGGTGGCGTCCATCGGGGTCATGCTGGTGCTCCAGTCGCTGGTGCTCCTGCGCTTCGACGACGCCAACCGCCGGCTGGCGCCGATCCTCCCCAACGAGGTCGTCGAGCTCGGTTCGCTGAAGGTGCCCCGGGACAACCTCTACCTGGCGGCTTTGGTGGTCGCGGTCGCGGTGGTGCTGTGGCTCGTCTACCGCTTCACGCGGTTCGGCCTGGCCACCAGGGCGGCGGCCGAGAACGAGAAGGGCGCCACCCTCCTCGGCTTCTCGTCCGACTCGCTGGCCGGCGCCAACTGGGTGCTGGCGTCGGTGATCGGGGCGATCGGTGGCATCCTCGCCGCCCCGGTCACAGGGCTCGACCCGATCATCTTCACCCTGCTGGTCGTGCCGGCGCTCGGAGCCTGCCTCCTCGGCCAGCTGCGCTCGTTCGGGATCACGGCCGCGGCCGGCCTGGGCCTCGGGATGATCCAGTCGGTGCTGCTCAAGGTGCAGACCGACCACCCGGGCTTCCCTCGGATCGGGGTGCGTGAGGGCATCCCCTTCCTCGTGATCGTGGCGGCCATCTACTTCCTCGGCAAGCGCCTGCCTGCCCGGGGGACGCTGTCGGAGGGGCGCCTGCCGTTCTCGCCGCGCCCGCGCCCGGGGCTGCTCACGGTCGGGGTGCCGTTCGTGGTGGTGGCCGCGCTGGTGGTGCTCACGCAGGGCGGCTGGCGGCTGGCTCTGGTCACCAGCATCGTCGCCGCCACCATGTGCCTGAGCTTCGTGGTGCTCACGGGCTACGTGGGCCAGATCTCCCTGGCCCAGATGGCGCTCGCCGGCGTGGCCGGGTTCTCGCTGTCGCGCTTCGCCGACCAGTGGGGCGTGCCGTTCCCCCTGGCGCCGCTCATGGCGGCCTCGCTGGCCACCGTGTTCGGGCTGCTGGTGGGCCTCCCGGCGCTGCGGGTCCGGGGGATCAACCTGGCGATCGTCACGCTGGCCGGCGGTGTGGCCGTCCAGGAGTTCGTGTTCAAGAACCCCGACTACACCGGCGCCAGCACGGGTGGTGCCCCGGTGCCGAACCCGACGCTGTTCGGGATCGACCTCGGATTCCAGCGCCCGGGCGACCTGTTCCGCATCGAGTTCGGCCTCTTCGCACTGGTGGTGCTGGTGCTGGTCGGCCTGGCCGTGGCGAACCTGCGGCGGGCCGGGACCGGGCGGCGCATGCTCGCGGTGCGGTCGAACGAGCGGGCCGCGGCGGCGGCCGGCATCGACGTCGCCCGCACGAAGCTGCTGGCGTTCGGCATCTCGTCGTTCGTGGCCGGGGTGGCCGGCTGCATGATCGCCTACCAGCAGGGCGCCATCTCCGACATCTCCTACGGCGTGTTCGCCTCGCTGACGTTCCTCGCCTTCGCCTATCTCGGTGGCATCTCGAGCGTGTCCGGTGCGCTCATCGCCGGCTCGCTGGTGGCGGGCGGCATCGTCTTCAAGGCGCTCGAGTGGGTGGTGTCGGCCTGGAGCGACGAGGGCCTGGGCCGGTACGAGCTGCTCATCGGGGGCCTGGCGCTGATCATCACCGCCATCGTGAACCCCGAGGGCATCGCCGGTGCCGCCCGCCACGGGTTCCGGCGACTGGGCGTGATGGCGAAGCACCCGGCCGTCGCGCCGGCCGAGCGAGCCGGGACCGCGCCGCCCACCCGGGAGGCTGCCGTCGATGTCGCCCGCTGA
- a CDS encoding nuclear transport factor 2 family protein, whose product MTPAADTIARFWAIQDEGRYAELLALFTDDAVFVDPLYGTLTGRDAIGSFLARMERVMAASGTRFELVDAAADGDVGWARWIAHLAGGDVAGYSLYRFRGGLISCDADYLDTLAYERVRAAGGHVS is encoded by the coding sequence ATGACCCCCGCCGCTGACACCATCGCCCGCTTCTGGGCGATCCAGGACGAAGGCCGCTACGCCGAGCTGCTGGCGCTGTTCACCGACGACGCCGTCTTCGTCGACCCGCTCTACGGCACCCTGACCGGCAGGGACGCGATCGGCTCGTTCCTGGCCAGGATGGAGCGGGTGATGGCCGCCAGCGGGACCCGCTTCGAGCTGGTCGACGCCGCCGCTGACGGCGACGTGGGCTGGGCCCGGTGGATCGCCCACCTGGCCGGCGGCGACGTCGCGGGCTACAGCCTCTACCGGTTCCGTGGCGGGCTGATCAGCTGCGACGCCGACTACCTCGACACCCTGGCCTACGAGCGGGTGCGGGCGGCCGGCGGCCACGTATCGTGA
- a CDS encoding ABC transporter ATP-binding protein, with protein sequence MGARPAGGAVTGEGLLEAREISVTFGGLRALEEVDLAVAEGSLVGLIGPNGAGKTTFIDAVTGFVPLSGGRLRFGGQDLTGLPAHQRARAGLTRTFQSLELFDDLDVRENLLVAAERPRWWHVLADVVRPGRRRAEEGVAYGLELLGIADLASRFPNELSQGQRKLVGVARALASSPRLVLLDEPAAGLDSAESELLGCHLRQLLGHGITVLLVDHDMGLVLSVCDDIFVLEFGQVIAHGPPSVIRRDEAVIGAYLGEQSREVTARAEADLARLAEEAERAPAGPQPGEPTA encoded by the coding sequence ATGGGGGCCCGCCCGGCCGGGGGTGCGGTGACGGGCGAGGGGCTCCTCGAGGCCCGGGAGATCTCGGTCACCTTCGGGGGGCTCCGCGCCCTCGAGGAGGTCGACCTCGCGGTCGCCGAGGGCTCGCTGGTCGGGCTGATCGGCCCCAACGGCGCCGGCAAGACCACGTTCATCGACGCGGTCACCGGCTTCGTGCCCCTGTCCGGTGGGCGGCTGCGGTTCGGGGGTCAGGACCTCACCGGCCTGCCCGCCCACCAGCGGGCCCGGGCCGGCCTCACCCGCACGTTCCAGTCGCTCGAGCTGTTCGACGACCTCGACGTCCGCGAGAACCTGCTGGTCGCGGCCGAGCGGCCCCGCTGGTGGCACGTGCTCGCCGACGTCGTGCGGCCGGGCCGCCGGCGGGCCGAGGAGGGCGTGGCCTACGGGCTCGAGCTGCTCGGCATCGCCGACCTGGCCTCGCGGTTCCCGAACGAGCTCTCGCAGGGCCAGCGCAAGCTGGTGGGCGTGGCCCGGGCGCTGGCGTCGTCGCCCCGGCTGGTGCTGCTCGACGAGCCGGCCGCCGGCCTCGACAGCGCCGAGAGCGAGCTGCTCGGCTGCCACCTGCGCCAGCTCCTGGGCCACGGCATCACGGTGCTCCTGGTCGACCACGACATGGGCCTGGTGCTCTCGGTGTGCGACGACATCTTCGTGCTGGAGTTCGGCCAGGTGATCGCCCACGGCCCCCCATCGGTCATCCGCCGCGACGAGGCGGTGATCGGCGCCTACCTCGGTGAGCAGTCGAGGGAGGTCACTGCCCGGGCCGAGGCCGACCTGGCTCGCCTGGCCGAGGAGGCCGAGCGGGCCCCCGCCGGCCCCCAGCCGGGGGAGCCCACGGCGTGA
- a CDS encoding ABC transporter ATP-binding protein gives MSTLLDISDLWAGYNGAAVVRDLSLHVDEGEVVALLGPNGAGKTTTLLTVSGLVPPMRGTVRVLGGVVRGRRPQAVARRGVAHVPEDRALFYGLTVRENLRLGARRGGLDLDAVVGYFPALGPLLDRKVGLLSGGEQQMLALGRALCSTPRLLMVDEMSLGLAPVIVERLLPILRQIADDTGAGVLVVEQHVHMALTVADRAYVLSHGDLVLHGSAADLADRRDLFEVSYLGDAAL, from the coding sequence GTGAGCACGCTGCTCGACATCAGCGACCTGTGGGCGGGCTACAACGGCGCCGCGGTCGTGCGCGATCTGAGCCTGCACGTCGACGAGGGCGAAGTGGTCGCCCTGCTCGGCCCCAACGGCGCAGGCAAGACCACGACCCTGCTCACCGTGTCGGGGCTCGTCCCACCCATGCGGGGCACGGTGCGCGTGCTCGGCGGGGTGGTGCGCGGCCGGCGTCCCCAGGCCGTGGCCCGCCGGGGCGTCGCCCACGTGCCCGAGGACCGGGCCCTGTTCTATGGGCTCACGGTCCGCGAGAACCTGCGGCTCGGTGCGCGCCGGGGCGGCCTCGACCTCGACGCCGTGGTCGGCTACTTCCCTGCGCTCGGGCCGCTGCTCGACCGCAAGGTGGGCCTGCTGAGCGGCGGCGAGCAGCAGATGCTGGCGCTGGGACGGGCCCTGTGCTCCACCCCCCGGCTCCTGATGGTCGACGAGATGAGCCTCGGGCTGGCGCCGGTGATCGTGGAGCGGCTGCTCCCGATCCTGCGCCAGATCGCCGACGACACCGGGGCCGGCGTGCTGGTGGTCGAGCAGCACGTCCACATGGCCCTCACGGTCGCCGACCGGGCGTACGTGCTCTCGCACGGCGACCTGGTCCTCCACGGCTCGGCCGCCGACCTGGCCGATCGTCGTGACCTGTTCGAGGTGAGCTACCTCGGTGACGCCGCGCTGTGA
- a CDS encoding CPBP family intramembrane metalloprotease, which yields MARTGPRARTPGGTGPWWPLAATIALLAVSNVMTNRVLPGAVYVPWNLAVAAALLWLALGPGRLTPPEVGVDPRDARSGVRWGLAAAGLVLAVYLIGAALPATRGLFEDERIGERGAWEAAFQTLVRIPLGTVVMEEIAFRGVLLGLVARRSGLVRGVVWSSLLFGVWHVLPSIGIEDVNPVLRDVFGDSPVAAVLAVALAVVGTGLAGLVFVFLRLRSRSLLAPILLHTAVNSLAFATAWAVIGLQG from the coding sequence ATGGCGCGCACCGGCCCCCGGGCCCGGACCCCCGGTGGCACCGGCCCGTGGTGGCCCCTGGCGGCAACGATCGCCCTGCTGGCCGTCTCGAACGTGATGACCAACCGGGTGCTGCCGGGGGCCGTCTACGTCCCCTGGAACCTGGCCGTGGCGGCCGCCCTGCTCTGGCTGGCCCTCGGCCCCGGCCGGCTCACGCCACCCGAGGTCGGGGTCGACCCCCGTGATGCGCGGTCGGGCGTGCGCTGGGGCCTGGCCGCGGCGGGCCTCGTCCTGGCCGTCTACCTGATCGGGGCGGCCCTGCCCGCGACGAGGGGCCTCTTCGAGGACGAGCGGATCGGCGAGCGAGGCGCGTGGGAGGCCGCCTTCCAGACGTTGGTGCGCATCCCGCTCGGCACCGTCGTCATGGAGGAGATCGCGTTCCGCGGCGTCCTGCTCGGCCTCGTCGCCCGCCGGAGCGGCCTGGTCCGGGGCGTGGTGTGGTCGAGCCTCCTGTTCGGCGTCTGGCACGTGCTGCCGTCCATCGGGATCGAGGACGTCAACCCGGTGCTGCGCGACGTGTTCGGCGACAGCCCCGTCGCCGCGGTGCTGGCCGTTGCCCTCGCCGTGGTGGGGACGGGTCTCGCCGGCCTCGTCTTCGTGTTCCTGCGCCTGCGGTCGCGCAGCCTGCTGGCCCCGATCCTCCTCCACACGGCCGTCAACAGCCTGGCCTTCGCGACCGCCTGGGCCGTGATCGGGTTGCAGGGCTGA
- a CDS encoding ABC transporter substrate-binding protein, with amino-acid sequence MRTSRRAARLLALVLAGVLVLAACGDDDDTSTTDTTAADTTQTTTGDTTDTSAAEVAEGEPIKIGFLNIVGTTAFDFFDYSDGVESAVEYLNNDAGGVDGRPIDLLVCEAQGTPESTQACAQQFIEDGVLAVGIGIDIAVPVAQPVLQAAGIPIFGMTPILPQEFSADFSLYWGAGNPGIMPAIAQYAADEGYQKVAIVTTDNAAAVAALPLLKGPLDTLGIPYAEVQGRDGEPSYDPIVQAADAEGADAWIVLASGNFCSGVMASRAKFAIDTPVLTTGLCRSNAVIEGAGGEEAATGWSFAAQSVNVGADATDPEALMFREGSAEYNPGGVVDIGGFYVPAWQLVFTLATAMEGAGVDGLTGQALYDHVKANPGPVFLTGGIDWACGSVPGFPAVCNTDVFIYTKTADGFEDATGGTPINAIGLLG; translated from the coding sequence ATGCGCACTTCGCGGCGTGCCGCACGCCTGCTCGCTCTGGTGCTGGCCGGGGTCCTCGTGCTCGCCGCGTGCGGCGACGACGACGACACCTCGACCACCGACACGACGGCGGCCGACACCACCCAGACGACCACCGGCGACACCACCGACACCAGCGCCGCGGAGGTCGCCGAGGGCGAGCCGATCAAGATCGGCTTCCTGAACATCGTCGGCACCACCGCGTTCGACTTCTTCGACTACTCCGACGGGGTCGAGTCGGCCGTCGAGTACCTCAACAACGACGCCGGTGGCGTCGACGGCCGACCGATCGACCTGCTGGTGTGCGAGGCCCAGGGCACGCCGGAGTCGACCCAGGCCTGCGCCCAGCAGTTCATCGAGGACGGGGTGCTGGCCGTCGGCATCGGGATCGACATCGCGGTGCCCGTCGCCCAGCCCGTGCTGCAGGCGGCCGGCATCCCCATCTTCGGGATGACGCCGATCCTGCCCCAGGAGTTCTCGGCCGACTTCTCCCTCTACTGGGGCGCCGGCAACCCGGGGATCATGCCCGCCATCGCGCAGTACGCGGCCGACGAGGGCTACCAGAAGGTGGCCATCGTCACCACCGACAACGCGGCGGCCGTCGCGGCCCTGCCGCTGCTGAAGGGGCCGCTGGACACGCTCGGCATCCCGTACGCCGAGGTGCAGGGCAGGGACGGCGAGCCCAGCTACGACCCGATCGTCCAGGCCGCCGACGCCGAGGGTGCCGATGCCTGGATCGTGCTGGCCAGCGGCAACTTCTGCTCGGGCGTGATGGCCTCTCGCGCCAAGTTCGCCATCGACACCCCGGTGCTGACCACCGGGCTGTGCCGGAGCAACGCCGTGATCGAGGGCGCCGGTGGCGAGGAGGCGGCCACCGGGTGGAGCTTCGCGGCCCAGAGCGTGAACGTGGGCGCCGACGCGACCGACCCCGAGGCGCTGATGTTCCGCGAGGGCTCGGCCGAGTACAACCCGGGCGGCGTCGTCGACATCGGCGGCTTCTACGTGCCGGCCTGGCAGCTCGTGTTCACCCTGGCGACCGCGATGGAGGGTGCGGGCGTCGACGGCCTGACCGGCCAGGCGCTCTACGACCACGTGAAGGCCAACCCGGGTCCGGTCTTCCTCACCGGTGGCATCGACTGGGCGTGCGGGTCCGTGCCCGGCTTCCCGGCGGTGTGCAACACCGACGTGTTCATCTACACGAAGACCGCCGACGGCTTCGAGGACGCCACGGGGGGCACACCCATCAACGCCATCGGCCTGCTGGGTTGA